One Ostrea edulis chromosome 2, xbOstEdul1.1, whole genome shotgun sequence genomic region harbors:
- the LOC125680135 gene encoding sushi, von Willebrand factor type A, EGF and pentraxin domain-containing protein 1-like: MKMILVELFLTITALRVVDCCSGELSHGVRLMGHTLETIPDLGLHSCIKECLLRQLHCQSINYNTQLFLCEINNYEADIEAEGFLDPNYIFTNVVNVSRETLGNCKDISCPIFHKCINLQNGFTCIPTACPAGTYGKDGQCVSCPAGQYNSGGGLQWCSFCPPGTYQDQPGSNYCKSCAPGTYQLKQGQTSSASCLPCPAGTHQQWSGQTWCSHCVPGYYQPHTGQALCWPCPDGTVQQHYGKTSCNQCSDFNKCHNQTKTNCFDLRRKQREIGSQGTIFWGIVMRTQCKQFCRNDNTCMGFSIQRDVNPGNCYTHTSHQDVRNDFYNFFEFPWECHF, encoded by the exons ATGAAGATGATTTTGGTTGAGTTGTTTCTTACTATCACTGCTCTCCGTGTCGTTGACTGCTGCTCTGGGGAACTGTCACACGGTGTCCGTTTGATGGGCCACACGCTGGAAACAATACCAGACCTCGGTCTTCACTCCTGCATAAAAGAATGCCTCTTACGTCAACTGCATTGTCAATCTATCAACTACAACACTCAACTGTTTCTGTGTGAGATAAATAATTACGAAGCTGATATCGAGGCTGAAGGATTCTTGGATCCGAACTATATTTTCACCAATGTTGTGAATGTCTCCAGG GAAACCCTAGGAAACTGCAAGGATATATCGTGCCCAATCTTTCACAAATGTATCAATCTTCAGAACGGATTCACGTGTATACCAACAG CTTGTCCGGCGGGAACATATGGAAAAGACGGTCAGTGTGTGTCCTGCCCTGCTGGTCAGTACAACAGTGGGGGCGGTCTGCAGTGGTGTTCATTCTGTCCCCCGGGCACATACCAGGACCAGCCTGGGTCTAACTACTGCAAAAGCTGTGCCCCTGGAACCTATCAACTGAAACAAGGACAGACATCATCAG CGTCATGTCTACCGTGTCCAGCAGGGACCCATCAGCAGTGGTCAG GGCAGACATGGTGCAGTCATTGCGTCCCTGGGTACTACCAGCCTCATACAGGACAGGCTCTATGCTGGCCTTGTCCTGATGGAACGGTTCAGCAACACTACGGCAAGACTTCCTGTAATCAGTGCTCAGATTTCAACAAATGCCACAACCAAACAAAGACTAACTGCTTCG ACCTAAGACGAAAACAACGTGAAATCGGCTCGCAAGGAACGATTTTCTGGGGAATCGTCATGCGAACGCAGTGCAAACAGTTCTGCAGGAATGATAACACGTGCATGGGATTCTCAATTCAACGTGACGTCAATCCCGGAAACTGTTATACCCACACAAGTCACCAGGACGTACGGAAtgatttttataacttttttgAATTCCCTTGGGAATGTCATTTTTAA
- the LOC125681925 gene encoding bestrophin-3-like isoform X1 yields the protein MTITYQYRVANTTLGGFVKLLGMWKGSVYKLVYKEIIIFSCLYAAISLTYRLALNEEQRVVFESIVLHCNNFTSLIPVSFVLGFYVTMVIGRWWQQFINVPWPDRTLYLMCCYLQGKEEKPRILRRTVARYMLFGLILICRSISVAVMKRFPTLDHIVEAGFITSEEAMLYEKVDCKYNKFWVPLMWANAVLSHARREGHIKTDWGLRMVIESIADFRDRCSLCFVYDWITIPLVYTQVVTLAVHTFFLTCLIARQFLDPAKRYPNYEYDMYVPVFTLLEFFFYMGWLKVAEQLINPFGEDDDDYDINWLLDRHWAVAVTLVDEMCGDFPPLIKDLHFDEGATDLPYTNASLASKKPIFLGSSYNLTCPPLHDQRIIHPDEMVDYNDNRHSVFHRIGNSFAGSMLSLVTGRQSYSQSNYGDQLSVPSEHYSANLNQHMDHLHYTGDQTKTRTHSVIGSTNKPRRKISFEVSDARRGSAWSSDTRLNKPDSDWEARARANTTGNDPEDVPVDKTERKRKRSFPLSFLFKLADSRKNSSSSLGSSKTVKLRDCNEVEQDSTPEYVPLRRATTIGPLAKNKSVDNKINERRRKKSAPLSFVWNQFENDMVKNNSMDSLPTKLDSPATRHKASRLRRRMSLDSKLFTIEQVSDDVPLDEELTLVHHRNAQKIKDSMSGKNISRAPNLSAIEEGGTITSITQILPEDEVPQTPDVIEEELEEDVPTEIHVDDNKNSEETTPLLNRPIPSIVIEEW from the exons ATGACGATAACTTACCAGTATCGGGTGGCTAACACAACTCTGGGAGGCTTTGTCAAACTTCTGGGAATGTGGAAAGGAAGCGTCTACAAACTCGTATATAAAGAAATCATCATCTTTTCCTGTCTGTATGCCGCCATTAGTCTCACTTATAGGCTAGCACTCAATGAGGAACAGAGAGT AGTGTTTGAGAGCATCGTTCTTCACTGTAACAACTTCACCAGTCTCATACCTGTGTCGTTTGTCCTGGGCTTCTACGTCACAATGGTCATCGGCAGATGGTGGCAGCAATTCATTAACGTACCGTGGCCCGACAG GACTCTGTATCTGATGTGCTGCTATCTCCAAGGCAAAGAGGAAAAGCCCCGGATTCTCCGCAGAACAGTTGCCCGATATATGCTGTTTGGTCTCATTCTGATCTGTAGGTCCATCAGTGTAGCCGTCATGAAGAGGTTTCCAACTCTAGACCATATTGTCGAGGCAG GTTTTATCACGAGCGAGGAAGCCATGCTATATGAAAAGGTAGATTGTAAATACAACAAATTCTGGGTGCCGCTCATGTGGGCAAATGCAGTTTTGTCACACGCACGACGAGAAGGCCACATCAAAACTGACTGGGGACTTAGAATGGTTATTGAG TCAATCGCCGATTTCCGGGACAGGTGCTCGCTGTGTTTTGTTTACGACTGGATAACAATTCCGCTGGTCTACACCCAG GTTGTCACGCTTGCAGTCCATACGTTCTTCCTTACGTGCTTGATAGCGCGCCAATTCCTAGATCCCGCCAAACGTTATCCAAACTACGAGTACGATATGTACGTTCCCGTATTCACTCTTCTGGAGTTCTTTTTCTACATGGGTTGGTTGAAG GTTGCAGAACAATTGATCAATCCTTTTGGTGAAGACGATGACGATTATGATATCAACTGGCTCTTGGATCGACACTGGGCG GTTGCTGTCACACTCGTTGATGAAATGTGTGGCGATTTCCCGCCACTAATAAAAGATCTGCATTTCGATGAAGGAGCAACGGATTTACCGTACACTAACGCCTCTCTAGCATCCAAGAAACCAATCTTCCTGGGATCTTCTTATAACTTAAC GTGTCCTCCTCTTCACGACCAGCGCATCATCCATCCTGACGAGATGGTAGACTATAACGACAATCGCCATTCCGTATTCCATCGCATCGGCAACAGCTTTGCGGGATCCATGCTCAGCCTTGTAACGGGAAGACAGTCTTACTC TCAATCCAATTATGGAGATCAACTCAGCGTTCCATCTGAGCATTACTCGGCCAATCTTAATCAGCACATGGACCATCTTCATTACACTGGGGATCAGACAAAGACGAGAACTCACTCAGTTATAGGATCCACGAACAAACCACGGCGGAAGATTTCATTTGAGGTGTCAGACGCGCGGCGAGGTTCTGCCTGGTCATCAGACACTCGTTTGAATAAGCCAGATTCGGATTGGGAGGCAAGAGCACGTGCCAATACAACTGGCAATGATCCAGAAGATGTTCCTGTCGACAAAAcagaaagaaagagaaaaagaagTTTCCCACTCAGCTTTTTGTTCAAATTGGCTGACTCCAGGAAGAATTCATCAAGCTCCCTTGGTTCTTCGAAAACGGTGAAATTACGTGACTGCAATGAGGTGGAACAAGACTCAACGCCTGAGTACGTTCCTCTGAGGAGGGCCACGACTATTGGTCCATTGGCGAAGAATAAATCTGTCGATAACAAAATCAATGagaggaggaggaagaagaGTGCGCCTCTGTCGTTCGTGTGGAATCAGTTTGAGAATGATATGGTTAAAAACAATTCCATGGATTCCCTTCCAACCAAGCTCGATAGTCCAGCCACCAGGCACAAAGCCTCAAG ACTGCGAAGGAGAATGTCCCTAGACAGCAAATT ATTCACCATAGAACAGGTATCAGACGATGTTCCTTTAGATGAAGAATTAACCTTGGTTCATCATAGAAATGCTCAGAAAATCAAAGATTCAATGAGTGGGAAAAATATTTCTCGCGCTCCTAATCTGTCTGCCATTGAGGAGGGCGGGACAATCACCAGCATCACGCAGATTTTACCGGAAGATGAAGTTCCACAGACTCCTGATGTTATAGAAGAGGAACTGGAAGAGGATGTGCCGACCGAGATTCATGTGGACGATAACAA
- the LOC125681925 gene encoding bestrophin-3-like isoform X2 — protein sequence MTITYQYRVANTTLGGFVKLLGMWKGSVYKLVYKEIIIFSCLYAAISLTYRLALNEEQRVVFESIVLHCNNFTSLIPVSFVLGFYVTMVIGRWWQQFINVPWPDRTLYLMCCYLQGKEEKPRILRRTVARYMLFGLILICRSISVAVMKRFPTLDHIVEAGFITSEEAMLYEKVDCKYNKFWVPLMWANAVLSHARREGHIKTDWGLRMVIESIADFRDRCSLCFVYDWITIPLVYTQVVTLAVHTFFLTCLIARQFLDPAKRYPNYEYDMYVPVFTLLEFFFYMGWLKVAEQLINPFGEDDDDYDINWLLDRHWAVAVTLVDEMCGDFPPLIKDLHFDEGATDLPYTNASLASKKPIFLGSSYNLTCPPLHDQRIIHPDEMVDYNDNRHSVFHRIGNSFAGSMLSLVTGRQSYSQSNYGDQLSVPSEHYSANLNQHMDHLHYTGDQTKTRTHSVIGSTNKPRRKISFEVSDARRGSAWSSDTRLNKPDSDWEARARANTTGNDPEDVPVDKTERKRKRSFPLSFLFKLADSRKNSSSSLGSSKTVKLRDCNEVEQDSTPEYVPLRRATTIGPLAKNKSVDNKINERRRKKSAPLSFVWNQFENDMVKNNSMDSLPTKLDSPATRHKASRFTIEQVSDDVPLDEELTLVHHRNAQKIKDSMSGKNISRAPNLSAIEEGGTITSITQILPEDEVPQTPDVIEEELEEDVPTEIHVDDNKNSEETTPLLNRPIPSIVIEEW from the exons ATGACGATAACTTACCAGTATCGGGTGGCTAACACAACTCTGGGAGGCTTTGTCAAACTTCTGGGAATGTGGAAAGGAAGCGTCTACAAACTCGTATATAAAGAAATCATCATCTTTTCCTGTCTGTATGCCGCCATTAGTCTCACTTATAGGCTAGCACTCAATGAGGAACAGAGAGT AGTGTTTGAGAGCATCGTTCTTCACTGTAACAACTTCACCAGTCTCATACCTGTGTCGTTTGTCCTGGGCTTCTACGTCACAATGGTCATCGGCAGATGGTGGCAGCAATTCATTAACGTACCGTGGCCCGACAG GACTCTGTATCTGATGTGCTGCTATCTCCAAGGCAAAGAGGAAAAGCCCCGGATTCTCCGCAGAACAGTTGCCCGATATATGCTGTTTGGTCTCATTCTGATCTGTAGGTCCATCAGTGTAGCCGTCATGAAGAGGTTTCCAACTCTAGACCATATTGTCGAGGCAG GTTTTATCACGAGCGAGGAAGCCATGCTATATGAAAAGGTAGATTGTAAATACAACAAATTCTGGGTGCCGCTCATGTGGGCAAATGCAGTTTTGTCACACGCACGACGAGAAGGCCACATCAAAACTGACTGGGGACTTAGAATGGTTATTGAG TCAATCGCCGATTTCCGGGACAGGTGCTCGCTGTGTTTTGTTTACGACTGGATAACAATTCCGCTGGTCTACACCCAG GTTGTCACGCTTGCAGTCCATACGTTCTTCCTTACGTGCTTGATAGCGCGCCAATTCCTAGATCCCGCCAAACGTTATCCAAACTACGAGTACGATATGTACGTTCCCGTATTCACTCTTCTGGAGTTCTTTTTCTACATGGGTTGGTTGAAG GTTGCAGAACAATTGATCAATCCTTTTGGTGAAGACGATGACGATTATGATATCAACTGGCTCTTGGATCGACACTGGGCG GTTGCTGTCACACTCGTTGATGAAATGTGTGGCGATTTCCCGCCACTAATAAAAGATCTGCATTTCGATGAAGGAGCAACGGATTTACCGTACACTAACGCCTCTCTAGCATCCAAGAAACCAATCTTCCTGGGATCTTCTTATAACTTAAC GTGTCCTCCTCTTCACGACCAGCGCATCATCCATCCTGACGAGATGGTAGACTATAACGACAATCGCCATTCCGTATTCCATCGCATCGGCAACAGCTTTGCGGGATCCATGCTCAGCCTTGTAACGGGAAGACAGTCTTACTC TCAATCCAATTATGGAGATCAACTCAGCGTTCCATCTGAGCATTACTCGGCCAATCTTAATCAGCACATGGACCATCTTCATTACACTGGGGATCAGACAAAGACGAGAACTCACTCAGTTATAGGATCCACGAACAAACCACGGCGGAAGATTTCATTTGAGGTGTCAGACGCGCGGCGAGGTTCTGCCTGGTCATCAGACACTCGTTTGAATAAGCCAGATTCGGATTGGGAGGCAAGAGCACGTGCCAATACAACTGGCAATGATCCAGAAGATGTTCCTGTCGACAAAAcagaaagaaagagaaaaagaagTTTCCCACTCAGCTTTTTGTTCAAATTGGCTGACTCCAGGAAGAATTCATCAAGCTCCCTTGGTTCTTCGAAAACGGTGAAATTACGTGACTGCAATGAGGTGGAACAAGACTCAACGCCTGAGTACGTTCCTCTGAGGAGGGCCACGACTATTGGTCCATTGGCGAAGAATAAATCTGTCGATAACAAAATCAATGagaggaggaggaagaagaGTGCGCCTCTGTCGTTCGTGTGGAATCAGTTTGAGAATGATATGGTTAAAAACAATTCCATGGATTCCCTTCCAACCAAGCTCGATAGTCCAGCCACCAGGCACAAAGCCTCAAG ATTCACCATAGAACAGGTATCAGACGATGTTCCTTTAGATGAAGAATTAACCTTGGTTCATCATAGAAATGCTCAGAAAATCAAAGATTCAATGAGTGGGAAAAATATTTCTCGCGCTCCTAATCTGTCTGCCATTGAGGAGGGCGGGACAATCACCAGCATCACGCAGATTTTACCGGAAGATGAAGTTCCACAGACTCCTGATGTTATAGAAGAGGAACTGGAAGAGGATGTGCCGACCGAGATTCATGTGGACGATAACAA
- the LOC125681925 gene encoding bestrophin-4-like isoform X3: MTITYQYRVANTTLGGFVKLLGMWKGSVYKLVYKEIIIFSCLYAAISLTYRLALNEEQRVVFESIVLHCNNFTSLIPVSFVLGFYVTMVIGRWWQQFINVPWPDRTLYLMCCYLQGKEEKPRILRRTVARYMLFGLILICRSISVAVMKRFPTLDHIVEAGFITSEEAMLYEKVDCKYNKFWVPLMWANAVLSHARREGHIKTDWGLRMVIESIADFRDRCSLCFVYDWITIPLVYTQVVTLAVHTFFLTCLIARQFLDPAKRYPNYEYDMYVPVFTLLEFFFYMGWLKVAEQLINPFGEDDDDYDINWLLDRHWAVAVTLVDEMCGDFPPLIKDLHFDEGATDLPYTNASLASKKPIFLGSSYNLTCPPLHDQRIIHPDEMVDYNDNRHSVFHRIGNSFAGSMLSLVTGRQSYSQSNYGDQLSVPSEHYSANLNQHMDHLHYTGDQTKTRTHSVIGSTNKPRRKISFEVSDARRGSAWSSDTRLNKPDSDWEARARANTTGNDPEDVPVDKTERKRKRSFPLSFLFKLADSRKNSSSSLGSSKTVKLRDCNEVEQDSTPEYVPLRRATTIGPLAKNKSVDNKINERRRKKSAPLSFVWNQFENDMVKNNSMDSLPTKLDSPATRHKASRWSGGSLVSDWWWFSCWWWQIHHRTGIRRCSFR; encoded by the exons ATGACGATAACTTACCAGTATCGGGTGGCTAACACAACTCTGGGAGGCTTTGTCAAACTTCTGGGAATGTGGAAAGGAAGCGTCTACAAACTCGTATATAAAGAAATCATCATCTTTTCCTGTCTGTATGCCGCCATTAGTCTCACTTATAGGCTAGCACTCAATGAGGAACAGAGAGT AGTGTTTGAGAGCATCGTTCTTCACTGTAACAACTTCACCAGTCTCATACCTGTGTCGTTTGTCCTGGGCTTCTACGTCACAATGGTCATCGGCAGATGGTGGCAGCAATTCATTAACGTACCGTGGCCCGACAG GACTCTGTATCTGATGTGCTGCTATCTCCAAGGCAAAGAGGAAAAGCCCCGGATTCTCCGCAGAACAGTTGCCCGATATATGCTGTTTGGTCTCATTCTGATCTGTAGGTCCATCAGTGTAGCCGTCATGAAGAGGTTTCCAACTCTAGACCATATTGTCGAGGCAG GTTTTATCACGAGCGAGGAAGCCATGCTATATGAAAAGGTAGATTGTAAATACAACAAATTCTGGGTGCCGCTCATGTGGGCAAATGCAGTTTTGTCACACGCACGACGAGAAGGCCACATCAAAACTGACTGGGGACTTAGAATGGTTATTGAG TCAATCGCCGATTTCCGGGACAGGTGCTCGCTGTGTTTTGTTTACGACTGGATAACAATTCCGCTGGTCTACACCCAG GTTGTCACGCTTGCAGTCCATACGTTCTTCCTTACGTGCTTGATAGCGCGCCAATTCCTAGATCCCGCCAAACGTTATCCAAACTACGAGTACGATATGTACGTTCCCGTATTCACTCTTCTGGAGTTCTTTTTCTACATGGGTTGGTTGAAG GTTGCAGAACAATTGATCAATCCTTTTGGTGAAGACGATGACGATTATGATATCAACTGGCTCTTGGATCGACACTGGGCG GTTGCTGTCACACTCGTTGATGAAATGTGTGGCGATTTCCCGCCACTAATAAAAGATCTGCATTTCGATGAAGGAGCAACGGATTTACCGTACACTAACGCCTCTCTAGCATCCAAGAAACCAATCTTCCTGGGATCTTCTTATAACTTAAC GTGTCCTCCTCTTCACGACCAGCGCATCATCCATCCTGACGAGATGGTAGACTATAACGACAATCGCCATTCCGTATTCCATCGCATCGGCAACAGCTTTGCGGGATCCATGCTCAGCCTTGTAACGGGAAGACAGTCTTACTC TCAATCCAATTATGGAGATCAACTCAGCGTTCCATCTGAGCATTACTCGGCCAATCTTAATCAGCACATGGACCATCTTCATTACACTGGGGATCAGACAAAGACGAGAACTCACTCAGTTATAGGATCCACGAACAAACCACGGCGGAAGATTTCATTTGAGGTGTCAGACGCGCGGCGAGGTTCTGCCTGGTCATCAGACACTCGTTTGAATAAGCCAGATTCGGATTGGGAGGCAAGAGCACGTGCCAATACAACTGGCAATGATCCAGAAGATGTTCCTGTCGACAAAAcagaaagaaagagaaaaagaagTTTCCCACTCAGCTTTTTGTTCAAATTGGCTGACTCCAGGAAGAATTCATCAAGCTCCCTTGGTTCTTCGAAAACGGTGAAATTACGTGACTGCAATGAGGTGGAACAAGACTCAACGCCTGAGTACGTTCCTCTGAGGAGGGCCACGACTATTGGTCCATTGGCGAAGAATAAATCTGTCGATAACAAAATCAATGagaggaggaggaagaagaGTGCGCCTCTGTCGTTCGTGTGGAATCAGTTTGAGAATGATATGGTTAAAAACAATTCCATGGATTCCCTTCCAACCAAGCTCGATAGTCCAGCCACCAGGCACAAAGCCTCAAG GTGGAGTGGTGGGTCTCTGGTGTCGGATTGGTGGTGGTTTTCGTGCTGGTGGTGGCAG ATTCACCATAGAACAGGTATCAGACGATGTTCCTTTAGATGA
- the LOC125681925 gene encoding bestrophin homolog 15-like isoform X4 — MCCYLQGKEEKPRILRRTVARYMLFGLILICRSISVAVMKRFPTLDHIVEAGFITSEEAMLYEKVDCKYNKFWVPLMWANAVLSHARREGHIKTDWGLRMVIESIADFRDRCSLCFVYDWITIPLVYTQVVTLAVHTFFLTCLIARQFLDPAKRYPNYEYDMYVPVFTLLEFFFYMGWLKVAEQLINPFGEDDDDYDINWLLDRHWAVAVTLVDEMCGDFPPLIKDLHFDEGATDLPYTNASLASKKPIFLGSSYNLTCPPLHDQRIIHPDEMVDYNDNRHSVFHRIGNSFAGSMLSLVTGRQSYSQSNYGDQLSVPSEHYSANLNQHMDHLHYTGDQTKTRTHSVIGSTNKPRRKISFEVSDARRGSAWSSDTRLNKPDSDWEARARANTTGNDPEDVPVDKTERKRKRSFPLSFLFKLADSRKNSSSSLGSSKTVKLRDCNEVEQDSTPEYVPLRRATTIGPLAKNKSVDNKINERRRKKSAPLSFVWNQFENDMVKNNSMDSLPTKLDSPATRHKASRLRRRMSLDSKLFTIEQVSDDVPLDEELTLVHHRNAQKIKDSMSGKNISRAPNLSAIEEGGTITSITQILPEDEVPQTPDVIEEELEEDVPTEIHVDDNKNSEETTPLLNRPIPSIVIEEW; from the exons ATGTGCTGCTATCTCCAAGGCAAAGAGGAAAAGCCCCGGATTCTCCGCAGAACAGTTGCCCGATATATGCTGTTTGGTCTCATTCTGATCTGTAGGTCCATCAGTGTAGCCGTCATGAAGAGGTTTCCAACTCTAGACCATATTGTCGAGGCAG GTTTTATCACGAGCGAGGAAGCCATGCTATATGAAAAGGTAGATTGTAAATACAACAAATTCTGGGTGCCGCTCATGTGGGCAAATGCAGTTTTGTCACACGCACGACGAGAAGGCCACATCAAAACTGACTGGGGACTTAGAATGGTTATTGAG TCAATCGCCGATTTCCGGGACAGGTGCTCGCTGTGTTTTGTTTACGACTGGATAACAATTCCGCTGGTCTACACCCAG GTTGTCACGCTTGCAGTCCATACGTTCTTCCTTACGTGCTTGATAGCGCGCCAATTCCTAGATCCCGCCAAACGTTATCCAAACTACGAGTACGATATGTACGTTCCCGTATTCACTCTTCTGGAGTTCTTTTTCTACATGGGTTGGTTGAAG GTTGCAGAACAATTGATCAATCCTTTTGGTGAAGACGATGACGATTATGATATCAACTGGCTCTTGGATCGACACTGGGCG GTTGCTGTCACACTCGTTGATGAAATGTGTGGCGATTTCCCGCCACTAATAAAAGATCTGCATTTCGATGAAGGAGCAACGGATTTACCGTACACTAACGCCTCTCTAGCATCCAAGAAACCAATCTTCCTGGGATCTTCTTATAACTTAAC GTGTCCTCCTCTTCACGACCAGCGCATCATCCATCCTGACGAGATGGTAGACTATAACGACAATCGCCATTCCGTATTCCATCGCATCGGCAACAGCTTTGCGGGATCCATGCTCAGCCTTGTAACGGGAAGACAGTCTTACTC TCAATCCAATTATGGAGATCAACTCAGCGTTCCATCTGAGCATTACTCGGCCAATCTTAATCAGCACATGGACCATCTTCATTACACTGGGGATCAGACAAAGACGAGAACTCACTCAGTTATAGGATCCACGAACAAACCACGGCGGAAGATTTCATTTGAGGTGTCAGACGCGCGGCGAGGTTCTGCCTGGTCATCAGACACTCGTTTGAATAAGCCAGATTCGGATTGGGAGGCAAGAGCACGTGCCAATACAACTGGCAATGATCCAGAAGATGTTCCTGTCGACAAAAcagaaagaaagagaaaaagaagTTTCCCACTCAGCTTTTTGTTCAAATTGGCTGACTCCAGGAAGAATTCATCAAGCTCCCTTGGTTCTTCGAAAACGGTGAAATTACGTGACTGCAATGAGGTGGAACAAGACTCAACGCCTGAGTACGTTCCTCTGAGGAGGGCCACGACTATTGGTCCATTGGCGAAGAATAAATCTGTCGATAACAAAATCAATGagaggaggaggaagaagaGTGCGCCTCTGTCGTTCGTGTGGAATCAGTTTGAGAATGATATGGTTAAAAACAATTCCATGGATTCCCTTCCAACCAAGCTCGATAGTCCAGCCACCAGGCACAAAGCCTCAAG ACTGCGAAGGAGAATGTCCCTAGACAGCAAATT ATTCACCATAGAACAGGTATCAGACGATGTTCCTTTAGATGAAGAATTAACCTTGGTTCATCATAGAAATGCTCAGAAAATCAAAGATTCAATGAGTGGGAAAAATATTTCTCGCGCTCCTAATCTGTCTGCCATTGAGGAGGGCGGGACAATCACCAGCATCACGCAGATTTTACCGGAAGATGAAGTTCCACAGACTCCTGATGTTATAGAAGAGGAACTGGAAGAGGATGTGCCGACCGAGATTCATGTGGACGATAACAA